From Orcinus orca chromosome 3, mOrcOrc1.1, whole genome shotgun sequence, a single genomic window includes:
- the ADGRE3 gene encoding adhesion G protein-coupled receptor E3 isoform X4 yields MQGSSLLPGLCFLLSLSGVVAQKTKGTCRSCPPHSSCVNATHCTCNHGYISESRQRYFTFPLETCKDIDECTPPISIYCGVNAECQNTKGSFYCHCKAGYKALSGKAQFNNSNENTCQKTTPSETTSGTKELQQVVENIESLLTNETVWGTEKTKNTTTFTCILQKIESVVLETALKAPDQKLQKVQNRTVAVETRVVTDNCSTGVIFNLSALMNSMNIRCSDIIQGNTQGPSAVAFISYSSLGNIINATVFEEVNEKHQVYLNSQVVSAAIGPQRNTSLSQPVTLSFQHVQIKPSIKKVFCVYWKGTKEGGHWSTEGCFLIQANKTHSICNATHLSSFAVLMAFDTQEKDPTLTVITYVGLSLSLLCLLLAALTFLLCKAIQSTSTSLHLQLSLCLFLAHLLFLTAIDRTEIKVLCAIIAGALHYLYLASFTWMLLEGLYLFLTARKLTVVNHSSINRFMKKLMFPVGYGVPAVIVAISAASRPHLYGTPDHCWLDLNQKFIWAFLVPVCAIICVNFVFFILVLWILKRKLSSLNSEVSTIQNLKSESGLVRSSNLNLSLRLIHFPAGLVLTQNPVR; encoded by the exons ATGCAAGGGTCATCGCTTCTTCCAG GACTCTGCTTTCTGCTAAGCTTGTCAGGAGTCGTGGCTCAGAAAACCAAAG GGACCTGTCGTTCGTGTCCCCCACATTCTTCCTGTGTCAATGCCACTCACTGTACCTGCAACCATGGATACATTTCTGAATCCAGGCAGAGATACTTCACATTCCCCTTGGAGACATGTAAAG ATATTGATGAATGTACACCACCCATTAGTATATATTGTGGTGTGAATGCTGAATGTCAGAATACCAAAGGAAGTTTCTACTGTCACTGTAAGGCTGGATATAAAGCCCTCTCTGGGAAAGCACAATTCAATAATTCCAATGAGAACACTTGTCAGA AAACCACCCCCTCAGAGACAACCAGTGGCACAAAAGAG TTGCAACAGGTTGTTGAGAATATCGAGTCACTTCTCACCAATGAGACTGTATGGGGAACGGAAAAGACGAAAAACACAACCACGTTCACATGTATTCTCCAGAAAATTGAATCAGTTGTTCTAGAAACTGCCTTGAAAGCCCCAGACCAAAAACTCCAGAAAGTCCAAAACCGTACTGTGG CTGTTGAAACTCGAGTTGTTACAGACAATTGCTCCACAGGAGTCATCTTCAACTTGAGCGCCCTAATGAACTCCATGAATATCCGCTGCAGTGACATCATCCAGGGAAATACACAAG GTCCCAGCGCAGTTGCCTTTATTTCATACTCTTCTCTTGGAAACATCATAAATGCAACAGTTTTTGAAGAGGTGAATGAGAAACATCAAGTTTACCTGAACTCCCAGGTAGTGAGTGCCGCTATTGGACCCCAAAGGAACACATCTCTCTCCCAGCCTGTGACTCTAAGTTTTCAGCACGTGCAG ATAAAGCCCAGTATCAAAAAGGTCTTCTGCGTCTACTGGAAAGGTACAAAGGAGGGCGGCCACTGGTCCACGGAGGGCTGTTTCCTGATACAAGCAAACAAGACTCACAGTATATGCAATGCCACTCACCTGTCCAGTTTCGCTGTCCTCATGGCCTTCGACACACAG GAGAAGGATCCCACACTAACTGTGATCACCTATGTGGGGCTGAGCCTGTCTCTGCTGTGCCTCCTCCTGGCAGCCCTCACCTTCCTGCTGTGCAAAGCCATCCAGAGCACCAGCACTTCGCTCCACCTGCAGCTCTCACTCTGCCTCTTCCTGGCCCACCTGCTCTTCCTAACAGCCATCGATAGAACTGAGATCAAG gtgCTATGTGCCATCATTGCAGGTGCCTTGCACTATCTCTACCTGGCCTCCTTCACCTGGATGCTGCTGGAGGGCCTGTACCTCTTCCTCACTGCACGCAAACTGACGGTGGTCAACCACTCCAGTATCAACAGGTTCATGAAGAAGCTCATGTTCCCAGTGGGCTACGGAGTCCCGGCTGTGATCGTGGCCATTTCCGCAGCATCCAGGCCTCATCTTTATGGAACACCTGATCA CTGCTGGCTCGACCTGAACCAGAAATTCATCTGGGCTTTCCTCGTCCCCGTCTGTGCCATTATCTGT gtgaattttgtattttttatcttgGTTCTTtggattttgaaaagaaaactttcCTCCCTCAACAGTGAAGTGTCAACCATCCAGAATCTAAA
- the ADGRE3 gene encoding adhesion G protein-coupled receptor E3 isoform X7, producing the protein MQGSSLLPGLCFLLSLSGVVAQKTKGTCRSCPPHSSCVNATHCTCNHGYISESRQRYFTFPLETCKDIDECTPPISIYCGVNAECQNTKGSFYCHCKAGYKALSGKAQFNNSNENTCQKTTPSETTSGTKELQQVVENIESLLTNETVWGTEKTKNTTTFTCILQKIESVVLETALKAPDQKLQKVQNRTVAVETRVVTDNCSTGVIFNLSALMNSMNIRCSDIIQGNTQGPSAVAFISYSSLGNIINATVFEEVNEKHQVYLNSQVVSAAIGPQRNTSLSQPVTLSFQHVQIKPSIKKVFCVYWKGTKEGGHWSTEGCFLIQANKTHSICNATHLSSFAVLMAFDTQEKDPTLTVITYVGLSLSLLCLLLAALTFLLCKAIQSTSTSLHLQLSLCLFLAHLLFLTAIDRTEIKVLCAIIAGALHYLYLASFTWMLLEGLYLFLTARKLTVVNHSSINRFMKKLMFPVGYGVPAVIVAISAASRPHLYGTPDQ; encoded by the exons ATGCAAGGGTCATCGCTTCTTCCAG GACTCTGCTTTCTGCTAAGCTTGTCAGGAGTCGTGGCTCAGAAAACCAAAG GGACCTGTCGTTCGTGTCCCCCACATTCTTCCTGTGTCAATGCCACTCACTGTACCTGCAACCATGGATACATTTCTGAATCCAGGCAGAGATACTTCACATTCCCCTTGGAGACATGTAAAG ATATTGATGAATGTACACCACCCATTAGTATATATTGTGGTGTGAATGCTGAATGTCAGAATACCAAAGGAAGTTTCTACTGTCACTGTAAGGCTGGATATAAAGCCCTCTCTGGGAAAGCACAATTCAATAATTCCAATGAGAACACTTGTCAGA AAACCACCCCCTCAGAGACAACCAGTGGCACAAAAGAG TTGCAACAGGTTGTTGAGAATATCGAGTCACTTCTCACCAATGAGACTGTATGGGGAACGGAAAAGACGAAAAACACAACCACGTTCACATGTATTCTCCAGAAAATTGAATCAGTTGTTCTAGAAACTGCCTTGAAAGCCCCAGACCAAAAACTCCAGAAAGTCCAAAACCGTACTGTGG CTGTTGAAACTCGAGTTGTTACAGACAATTGCTCCACAGGAGTCATCTTCAACTTGAGCGCCCTAATGAACTCCATGAATATCCGCTGCAGTGACATCATCCAGGGAAATACACAAG GTCCCAGCGCAGTTGCCTTTATTTCATACTCTTCTCTTGGAAACATCATAAATGCAACAGTTTTTGAAGAGGTGAATGAGAAACATCAAGTTTACCTGAACTCCCAGGTAGTGAGTGCCGCTATTGGACCCCAAAGGAACACATCTCTCTCCCAGCCTGTGACTCTAAGTTTTCAGCACGTGCAG ATAAAGCCCAGTATCAAAAAGGTCTTCTGCGTCTACTGGAAAGGTACAAAGGAGGGCGGCCACTGGTCCACGGAGGGCTGTTTCCTGATACAAGCAAACAAGACTCACAGTATATGCAATGCCACTCACCTGTCCAGTTTCGCTGTCCTCATGGCCTTCGACACACAG GAGAAGGATCCCACACTAACTGTGATCACCTATGTGGGGCTGAGCCTGTCTCTGCTGTGCCTCCTCCTGGCAGCCCTCACCTTCCTGCTGTGCAAAGCCATCCAGAGCACCAGCACTTCGCTCCACCTGCAGCTCTCACTCTGCCTCTTCCTGGCCCACCTGCTCTTCCTAACAGCCATCGATAGAACTGAGATCAAG gtgCTATGTGCCATCATTGCAGGTGCCTTGCACTATCTCTACCTGGCCTCCTTCACCTGGATGCTGCTGGAGGGCCTGTACCTCTTCCTCACTGCACGCAAACTGACGGTGGTCAACCACTCCAGTATCAACAGGTTCATGAAGAAGCTCATGTTCCCAGTGGGCTACGGAGTCCCGGCTGTGATCGTGGCCATTTCCGCAGCATCCAGGCCTCATCTTTATGGAACACCTGATCA gtga
- the ADGRE3 gene encoding adhesion G protein-coupled receptor E3 isoform X5 — protein MQGSSLLPGLCFLLSLSGVVAQKTKGTCRSCPPHSSCVNATHCTCNHGYISESRQRYFTFPLETCKDIDECTPPISIYCGVNAECQNTKGSFYCHCKAGYKALSGKAQFNNSNENTCQKTTPSETTSGTKELQQVVENIESLLTNETVWGTEKTKNTTTFTCILQKIESVVLETALKAPDQKLQKVQNRTVAVETRVVTDNCSTGVIFNLSALMNSMNIRCSDIIQGNTQGPSAVAFISYSSLGNIINATVFEEVNEKHQVYLNSQVVSAAIGPQRNTSLSQPVTLSFQHVQIKPSIKKVFCVYWKGTKEGGHWSTEGCFLIQANKTHSICNATHLSSFAVLMAFDTQEKDPTLTVITYVGLSLSLLCLLLAALTFLLCKAIQSTSTSLHLQLSLCLFLAHLLFLTAIDRTEIKVLCAIIAGALHYLYLASFTWMLLEGLYLFLTARKLTVVNHSSINRFMKKLMFPVGYGVPAVIVAISAASRPHLYGTPDHCWLDLNQKFIWAFLVPVCAIICVRKWFGEIIKSKSEPETHTLSSRFGPDSKPSEDK, from the exons ATGCAAGGGTCATCGCTTCTTCCAG GACTCTGCTTTCTGCTAAGCTTGTCAGGAGTCGTGGCTCAGAAAACCAAAG GGACCTGTCGTTCGTGTCCCCCACATTCTTCCTGTGTCAATGCCACTCACTGTACCTGCAACCATGGATACATTTCTGAATCCAGGCAGAGATACTTCACATTCCCCTTGGAGACATGTAAAG ATATTGATGAATGTACACCACCCATTAGTATATATTGTGGTGTGAATGCTGAATGTCAGAATACCAAAGGAAGTTTCTACTGTCACTGTAAGGCTGGATATAAAGCCCTCTCTGGGAAAGCACAATTCAATAATTCCAATGAGAACACTTGTCAGA AAACCACCCCCTCAGAGACAACCAGTGGCACAAAAGAG TTGCAACAGGTTGTTGAGAATATCGAGTCACTTCTCACCAATGAGACTGTATGGGGAACGGAAAAGACGAAAAACACAACCACGTTCACATGTATTCTCCAGAAAATTGAATCAGTTGTTCTAGAAACTGCCTTGAAAGCCCCAGACCAAAAACTCCAGAAAGTCCAAAACCGTACTGTGG CTGTTGAAACTCGAGTTGTTACAGACAATTGCTCCACAGGAGTCATCTTCAACTTGAGCGCCCTAATGAACTCCATGAATATCCGCTGCAGTGACATCATCCAGGGAAATACACAAG GTCCCAGCGCAGTTGCCTTTATTTCATACTCTTCTCTTGGAAACATCATAAATGCAACAGTTTTTGAAGAGGTGAATGAGAAACATCAAGTTTACCTGAACTCCCAGGTAGTGAGTGCCGCTATTGGACCCCAAAGGAACACATCTCTCTCCCAGCCTGTGACTCTAAGTTTTCAGCACGTGCAG ATAAAGCCCAGTATCAAAAAGGTCTTCTGCGTCTACTGGAAAGGTACAAAGGAGGGCGGCCACTGGTCCACGGAGGGCTGTTTCCTGATACAAGCAAACAAGACTCACAGTATATGCAATGCCACTCACCTGTCCAGTTTCGCTGTCCTCATGGCCTTCGACACACAG GAGAAGGATCCCACACTAACTGTGATCACCTATGTGGGGCTGAGCCTGTCTCTGCTGTGCCTCCTCCTGGCAGCCCTCACCTTCCTGCTGTGCAAAGCCATCCAGAGCACCAGCACTTCGCTCCACCTGCAGCTCTCACTCTGCCTCTTCCTGGCCCACCTGCTCTTCCTAACAGCCATCGATAGAACTGAGATCAAG gtgCTATGTGCCATCATTGCAGGTGCCTTGCACTATCTCTACCTGGCCTCCTTCACCTGGATGCTGCTGGAGGGCCTGTACCTCTTCCTCACTGCACGCAAACTGACGGTGGTCAACCACTCCAGTATCAACAGGTTCATGAAGAAGCTCATGTTCCCAGTGGGCTACGGAGTCCCGGCTGTGATCGTGGCCATTTCCGCAGCATCCAGGCCTCATCTTTATGGAACACCTGATCA CTGCTGGCTCGACCTGAACCAGAAATTCATCTGGGCTTTCCTCGTCCCCGTCTGTGCCATTATCTGT
- the ADGRE3 gene encoding adhesion G protein-coupled receptor E3 isoform X1, with amino-acid sequence MQGSSLLPGLCFLLSLSGVVAQKTKGTCRSCPPHSSCVNATHCTCNHGYISESRQRYFTFPLETCKDIDECTPPISIYCGVNAECQNTKGSFYCHCKAGYKALSGKAQFNNSNENTCQKTTPSETTSGTKELQQVVENIESLLTNETVWGTEKTKNTTTFTCILQKIESVVLETALKAPDQKLQKVQNRTVAVETRVVTDNCSTGVIFNLSALMNSMNIRCSDIIQGNTQGPSAVAFISYSSLGNIINATVFEEVNEKHQVYLNSQVVSAAIGPQRNTSLSQPVTLSFQHVQIKPSIKKVFCVYWKGTKEGGHWSTEGCFLIQANKTHSICNATHLSSFAVLMAFDTQEKDPTLTVITYVGLSLSLLCLLLAALTFLLCKAIQSTSTSLHLQLSLCLFLAHLLFLTAIDRTEIKVLCAIIAGALHYLYLASFTWMLLEGLYLFLTARKLTVVNHSSINRFMKKLMFPVGYGVPAVIVAISAASRPHLYGTPDHCWLDLNQKFIWAFLVPVCAIICVNFVFFILVLWILKRKLSSLNSEVSTIQNLKMLTLKATAQLFILGCTWCLGVLQLGSAARVMAYLFTIINSLQGFFIFLVYCLLSQQVRKWFGEIIKSKSEPETHTLSSRFGPDSKPSEDK; translated from the exons ATGCAAGGGTCATCGCTTCTTCCAG GACTCTGCTTTCTGCTAAGCTTGTCAGGAGTCGTGGCTCAGAAAACCAAAG GGACCTGTCGTTCGTGTCCCCCACATTCTTCCTGTGTCAATGCCACTCACTGTACCTGCAACCATGGATACATTTCTGAATCCAGGCAGAGATACTTCACATTCCCCTTGGAGACATGTAAAG ATATTGATGAATGTACACCACCCATTAGTATATATTGTGGTGTGAATGCTGAATGTCAGAATACCAAAGGAAGTTTCTACTGTCACTGTAAGGCTGGATATAAAGCCCTCTCTGGGAAAGCACAATTCAATAATTCCAATGAGAACACTTGTCAGA AAACCACCCCCTCAGAGACAACCAGTGGCACAAAAGAG TTGCAACAGGTTGTTGAGAATATCGAGTCACTTCTCACCAATGAGACTGTATGGGGAACGGAAAAGACGAAAAACACAACCACGTTCACATGTATTCTCCAGAAAATTGAATCAGTTGTTCTAGAAACTGCCTTGAAAGCCCCAGACCAAAAACTCCAGAAAGTCCAAAACCGTACTGTGG CTGTTGAAACTCGAGTTGTTACAGACAATTGCTCCACAGGAGTCATCTTCAACTTGAGCGCCCTAATGAACTCCATGAATATCCGCTGCAGTGACATCATCCAGGGAAATACACAAG GTCCCAGCGCAGTTGCCTTTATTTCATACTCTTCTCTTGGAAACATCATAAATGCAACAGTTTTTGAAGAGGTGAATGAGAAACATCAAGTTTACCTGAACTCCCAGGTAGTGAGTGCCGCTATTGGACCCCAAAGGAACACATCTCTCTCCCAGCCTGTGACTCTAAGTTTTCAGCACGTGCAG ATAAAGCCCAGTATCAAAAAGGTCTTCTGCGTCTACTGGAAAGGTACAAAGGAGGGCGGCCACTGGTCCACGGAGGGCTGTTTCCTGATACAAGCAAACAAGACTCACAGTATATGCAATGCCACTCACCTGTCCAGTTTCGCTGTCCTCATGGCCTTCGACACACAG GAGAAGGATCCCACACTAACTGTGATCACCTATGTGGGGCTGAGCCTGTCTCTGCTGTGCCTCCTCCTGGCAGCCCTCACCTTCCTGCTGTGCAAAGCCATCCAGAGCACCAGCACTTCGCTCCACCTGCAGCTCTCACTCTGCCTCTTCCTGGCCCACCTGCTCTTCCTAACAGCCATCGATAGAACTGAGATCAAG gtgCTATGTGCCATCATTGCAGGTGCCTTGCACTATCTCTACCTGGCCTCCTTCACCTGGATGCTGCTGGAGGGCCTGTACCTCTTCCTCACTGCACGCAAACTGACGGTGGTCAACCACTCCAGTATCAACAGGTTCATGAAGAAGCTCATGTTCCCAGTGGGCTACGGAGTCCCGGCTGTGATCGTGGCCATTTCCGCAGCATCCAGGCCTCATCTTTATGGAACACCTGATCA CTGCTGGCTCGACCTGAACCAGAAATTCATCTGGGCTTTCCTCGTCCCCGTCTGTGCCATTATCTGT gtgaattttgtattttttatcttgGTTCTTtggattttgaaaagaaaactttcCTCCCTCAACAGTGAAGTGTCAACCATCCAGAATCTAAA GATGCTGACACTCAAAGCAACAGCTCAGCTCTTCATCCTGGGATGCACATGGTGTCTGGGCGTCTTGCAGTTGGGCTCAGCTGCCCGTGTCATGGCCTACCTCTTCACCATCATCAACAGCCTTCAgggtttcttcattttcttggtCTACTGCCTCCTCAGCCAGCAG
- the ADGRE3 gene encoding adhesion G protein-coupled receptor E3 isoform X3 encodes MQGSSLLPGLCFLLSLSGVVAQKTKGTCRSCPPHSSCVNATHCTCNHGYISESRQRYFTFPLETCKETTPSETTSGTKELQQVVENIESLLTNETVWGTEKTKNTTTFTCILQKIESVVLETALKAPDQKLQKVQNRTVAVETRVVTDNCSTGVIFNLSALMNSMNIRCSDIIQGNTQGPSAVAFISYSSLGNIINATVFEEVNEKHQVYLNSQVVSAAIGPQRNTSLSQPVTLSFQHVQIKPSIKKVFCVYWKGTKEGGHWSTEGCFLIQANKTHSICNATHLSSFAVLMAFDTQEKDPTLTVITYVGLSLSLLCLLLAALTFLLCKAIQSTSTSLHLQLSLCLFLAHLLFLTAIDRTEIKVLCAIIAGALHYLYLASFTWMLLEGLYLFLTARKLTVVNHSSINRFMKKLMFPVGYGVPAVIVAISAASRPHLYGTPDHCWLDLNQKFIWAFLVPVCAIICVNFVFFILVLWILKRKLSSLNSEVSTIQNLKMLTLKATAQLFILGCTWCLGVLQLGSAARVMAYLFTIINSLQGFFIFLVYCLLSQQVRKWFGEIIKSKSEPETHTLSSRFGPDSKPSEDK; translated from the exons ATGCAAGGGTCATCGCTTCTTCCAG GACTCTGCTTTCTGCTAAGCTTGTCAGGAGTCGTGGCTCAGAAAACCAAAG GGACCTGTCGTTCGTGTCCCCCACATTCTTCCTGTGTCAATGCCACTCACTGTACCTGCAACCATGGATACATTTCTGAATCCAGGCAGAGATACTTCACATTCCCCTTGGAGACATGTAAAG AAACCACCCCCTCAGAGACAACCAGTGGCACAAAAGAG TTGCAACAGGTTGTTGAGAATATCGAGTCACTTCTCACCAATGAGACTGTATGGGGAACGGAAAAGACGAAAAACACAACCACGTTCACATGTATTCTCCAGAAAATTGAATCAGTTGTTCTAGAAACTGCCTTGAAAGCCCCAGACCAAAAACTCCAGAAAGTCCAAAACCGTACTGTGG CTGTTGAAACTCGAGTTGTTACAGACAATTGCTCCACAGGAGTCATCTTCAACTTGAGCGCCCTAATGAACTCCATGAATATCCGCTGCAGTGACATCATCCAGGGAAATACACAAG GTCCCAGCGCAGTTGCCTTTATTTCATACTCTTCTCTTGGAAACATCATAAATGCAACAGTTTTTGAAGAGGTGAATGAGAAACATCAAGTTTACCTGAACTCCCAGGTAGTGAGTGCCGCTATTGGACCCCAAAGGAACACATCTCTCTCCCAGCCTGTGACTCTAAGTTTTCAGCACGTGCAG ATAAAGCCCAGTATCAAAAAGGTCTTCTGCGTCTACTGGAAAGGTACAAAGGAGGGCGGCCACTGGTCCACGGAGGGCTGTTTCCTGATACAAGCAAACAAGACTCACAGTATATGCAATGCCACTCACCTGTCCAGTTTCGCTGTCCTCATGGCCTTCGACACACAG GAGAAGGATCCCACACTAACTGTGATCACCTATGTGGGGCTGAGCCTGTCTCTGCTGTGCCTCCTCCTGGCAGCCCTCACCTTCCTGCTGTGCAAAGCCATCCAGAGCACCAGCACTTCGCTCCACCTGCAGCTCTCACTCTGCCTCTTCCTGGCCCACCTGCTCTTCCTAACAGCCATCGATAGAACTGAGATCAAG gtgCTATGTGCCATCATTGCAGGTGCCTTGCACTATCTCTACCTGGCCTCCTTCACCTGGATGCTGCTGGAGGGCCTGTACCTCTTCCTCACTGCACGCAAACTGACGGTGGTCAACCACTCCAGTATCAACAGGTTCATGAAGAAGCTCATGTTCCCAGTGGGCTACGGAGTCCCGGCTGTGATCGTGGCCATTTCCGCAGCATCCAGGCCTCATCTTTATGGAACACCTGATCA CTGCTGGCTCGACCTGAACCAGAAATTCATCTGGGCTTTCCTCGTCCCCGTCTGTGCCATTATCTGT gtgaattttgtattttttatcttgGTTCTTtggattttgaaaagaaaactttcCTCCCTCAACAGTGAAGTGTCAACCATCCAGAATCTAAA GATGCTGACACTCAAAGCAACAGCTCAGCTCTTCATCCTGGGATGCACATGGTGTCTGGGCGTCTTGCAGTTGGGCTCAGCTGCCCGTGTCATGGCCTACCTCTTCACCATCATCAACAGCCTTCAgggtttcttcattttcttggtCTACTGCCTCCTCAGCCAGCAG
- the ADGRE3 gene encoding adhesion G protein-coupled receptor E3 isoform X6 translates to MMVTETTPSETTSGTKELQQVVENIESLLTNETVWGTEKTKNTTTFTCILQKIESVVLETALKAPDQKLQKVQNRTVAVETRVVTDNCSTGVIFNLSALMNSMNIRCSDIIQGNTQGPSAVAFISYSSLGNIINATVFEEVNEKHQVYLNSQVVSAAIGPQRNTSLSQPVTLSFQHVQIKPSIKKVFCVYWKGTKEGGHWSTEGCFLIQANKTHSICNATHLSSFAVLMAFDTQEKDPTLTVITYVGLSLSLLCLLLAALTFLLCKAIQSTSTSLHLQLSLCLFLAHLLFLTAIDRTEIKVLCAIIAGALHYLYLASFTWMLLEGLYLFLTARKLTVVNHSSINRFMKKLMFPVGYGVPAVIVAISAASRPHLYGTPDHCWLDLNQKFIWAFLVPVCAIICVNFVFFILVLWILKRKLSSLNSEVSTIQNLKMLTLKATAQLFILGCTWCLGVLQLGSAARVMAYLFTIINSLQGFFIFLVYCLLSQQVRKWFGEIIKSKSEPETHTLSSRFGPDSKPSEDK, encoded by the exons ATGATGGTAACAG AAACCACCCCCTCAGAGACAACCAGTGGCACAAAAGAG TTGCAACAGGTTGTTGAGAATATCGAGTCACTTCTCACCAATGAGACTGTATGGGGAACGGAAAAGACGAAAAACACAACCACGTTCACATGTATTCTCCAGAAAATTGAATCAGTTGTTCTAGAAACTGCCTTGAAAGCCCCAGACCAAAAACTCCAGAAAGTCCAAAACCGTACTGTGG CTGTTGAAACTCGAGTTGTTACAGACAATTGCTCCACAGGAGTCATCTTCAACTTGAGCGCCCTAATGAACTCCATGAATATCCGCTGCAGTGACATCATCCAGGGAAATACACAAG GTCCCAGCGCAGTTGCCTTTATTTCATACTCTTCTCTTGGAAACATCATAAATGCAACAGTTTTTGAAGAGGTGAATGAGAAACATCAAGTTTACCTGAACTCCCAGGTAGTGAGTGCCGCTATTGGACCCCAAAGGAACACATCTCTCTCCCAGCCTGTGACTCTAAGTTTTCAGCACGTGCAG ATAAAGCCCAGTATCAAAAAGGTCTTCTGCGTCTACTGGAAAGGTACAAAGGAGGGCGGCCACTGGTCCACGGAGGGCTGTTTCCTGATACAAGCAAACAAGACTCACAGTATATGCAATGCCACTCACCTGTCCAGTTTCGCTGTCCTCATGGCCTTCGACACACAG GAGAAGGATCCCACACTAACTGTGATCACCTATGTGGGGCTGAGCCTGTCTCTGCTGTGCCTCCTCCTGGCAGCCCTCACCTTCCTGCTGTGCAAAGCCATCCAGAGCACCAGCACTTCGCTCCACCTGCAGCTCTCACTCTGCCTCTTCCTGGCCCACCTGCTCTTCCTAACAGCCATCGATAGAACTGAGATCAAG gtgCTATGTGCCATCATTGCAGGTGCCTTGCACTATCTCTACCTGGCCTCCTTCACCTGGATGCTGCTGGAGGGCCTGTACCTCTTCCTCACTGCACGCAAACTGACGGTGGTCAACCACTCCAGTATCAACAGGTTCATGAAGAAGCTCATGTTCCCAGTGGGCTACGGAGTCCCGGCTGTGATCGTGGCCATTTCCGCAGCATCCAGGCCTCATCTTTATGGAACACCTGATCA CTGCTGGCTCGACCTGAACCAGAAATTCATCTGGGCTTTCCTCGTCCCCGTCTGTGCCATTATCTGT gtgaattttgtattttttatcttgGTTCTTtggattttgaaaagaaaactttcCTCCCTCAACAGTGAAGTGTCAACCATCCAGAATCTAAA GATGCTGACACTCAAAGCAACAGCTCAGCTCTTCATCCTGGGATGCACATGGTGTCTGGGCGTCTTGCAGTTGGGCTCAGCTGCCCGTGTCATGGCCTACCTCTTCACCATCATCAACAGCCTTCAgggtttcttcattttcttggtCTACTGCCTCCTCAGCCAGCAG